In Methanobrevibacter sp., the following proteins share a genomic window:
- a CDS encoding CDP-glycerol glycerophosphotransferase family protein: MFLINKYIWLFGENFGTTLNNNSYYFWKYCVNIKDDIEKYFILKKTENNLNHLNNLSDYEKQFIVWRDSNKHHKLYNDADLLFISHSYKDVTPEDIIQSNRKFTFAKAFIHLQHGVHGLKQYSVKGKSYGNKIIKFFNYNKTISDSLIENNNFKEYQLEYMEYMPKYGDLLVKDTENTDKNQILWFLTSREYFSNEIDTKTFIKYIKVVLQSEKLIEFLKLNNLTLKICFHKFFRKSVIKKISKFIDKDLMKICYQEQSDLNLELSKSKLLITDYSSIAYDFIFLNRPVLLFQPDYLPYIERRNLTFDINELNDYIIKNPFELIEKISNKEFSEIPYLRNAFPDQIDYDFVMNDEHLKEIYNNLSSFQKNKITFIGYNFYGIGGTVNATMALAEGLLEKGYLVELLSLKRLRKFKQNRPNGLNVQFLYYDKTPIFKEKLTYFINGITHNYGYLKYDFSKEFLHPYVNYRLNELMKKIKSNTIVSTRESLHLYINDCTSKHVNNKIFYFHTPVDMIDEAFPNLMEELKQIRLDNALFVTEMNRQAIENKFNYNNYRLYEITGNSLVNLKMIDKDEIIPIEKKDIYNAIYLVRITEDRKDDLDNLINFGKYIKENNFNTLIINVYGGGNYVPIFIDLLNKYGLLDIIQYKGETNKATEKIIENDFMIDFSLNHSFGMTYIEGILNGKKVFCMKNPGSLEVMENIPNSYIESYEWLCSQIKDIDKLSLDELIENYNKIQKKFSRDTVSEKFLRLLK; encoded by the coding sequence TTGTTTTTAATTAATAAATATATCTGGCTATTTGGTGAAAACTTTGGTACTACATTAAATAATAATTCATATTATTTTTGGAAGTATTGTGTAAATATTAAAGATGATATTGAGAAGTATTTCATTTTAAAAAAAACTGAAAATAACTTAAATCATTTAAATAATTTATCAGATTATGAAAAACAGTTTATTGTATGGCGTGATTCAAATAAACATCATAAATTATATAATGATGCAGATTTGCTTTTTATAAGTCATTCATATAAAGATGTTACACCAGAAGACATAATACAGAGTAATAGGAAGTTTACTTTTGCAAAAGCGTTCATTCATCTCCAACATGGAGTTCATGGATTGAAACAATATTCCGTTAAGGGTAAATCCTATGGTAATAAAATTATTAAATTTTTTAATTACAACAAAACAATTTCCGATAGTTTAATTGAAAATAATAATTTTAAGGAATATCAACTTGAATATATGGAATATATGCCCAAATATGGAGATTTATTAGTAAAAGATACAGAAAATACTGATAAAAATCAAATTTTATGGTTTTTAACATCCCGTGAATATTTTAGCAATGAAATTGACACTAAAACTTTTATTAAATATATCAAAGTAGTACTTCAATCAGAAAAGTTAATTGAATTTCTTAAATTAAATAATTTGACTCTGAAAATCTGTTTTCATAAGTTTTTCAGAAAATCAGTCATTAAAAAAATTTCTAAATTCATTGATAAAGATTTAATGAAAATTTGTTATCAAGAACAATCAGATTTGAATTTAGAATTATCTAAAAGTAAACTGTTGATTACAGATTATTCATCAATAGCTTATGATTTCATTTTTTTAAATAGACCTGTTTTATTGTTCCAGCCAGATTATTTGCCATATATTGAAAGAAGAAATCTTACTTTTGATATTAATGAATTAAATGATTATATTATAAAAAATCCTTTTGAATTAATAGAAAAAATTAGTAATAAAGAATTTAGTGAAATTCCATATTTAAGAAATGCTTTTCCAGATCAAATAGATTATGATTTTGTAATGAATGATGAGCATTTAAAAGAAATTTATAATAATCTTTCAAGTTTCCAAAAAAATAAGATTACATTCATAGGATATAATTTTTATGGTATTGGAGGTACAGTTAATGCAACAATGGCATTAGCAGAAGGTTTATTGGAAAAAGGATATCTTGTTGAATTACTTTCTTTAAAAAGGTTAAGAAAATTTAAACAAAATAGACCTAACGGTTTAAATGTCCAATTTTTATATTATGATAAAACACCAATTTTTAAGGAGAAATTAACCTATTTTATTAATGGAATAACTCATAATTATGGTTATTTAAAGTATGATTTTAGTAAAGAATTCTTACATCCATATGTGAATTATCGTTTAAATGAACTGATGAAAAAAATCAAATCAAATACGATAGTTTCAACTAGAGAATCACTTCACTTATACATTAATGACTGCACTTCAAAACATGTGAATAATAAGATTTTCTATTTTCATACTCCTGTTGATATGATTGATGAAGCTTTTCCTAATTTAATGGAGGAACTTAAACAAATAAGATTAGATAATGCATTATTTGTTACAGAAATGAACAGACAAGCTATTGAAAATAAATTTAATTATAATAATTATAGATTATATGAGATTACTGGAAATTCATTAGTTAATTTAAAAATGATTGATAAAGATGAAATTATTCCAATTGAAAAAAAAGATATATATAATGCAATTTATTTAGTAAGAATAACTGAAGATAGAAAAGATGATCTTGATAATCTAATTAACTTTGGAAAATATATTAAAGAAAATAACTTTAATACTTTAATTATTAATGTATATGGTGGTGGAAATTATGTTCCAATTTTTATTGATTTATTAAACAAATATGGTCTTTTAGATATTATTCAATATAAAGGCGAAACAAACAAAGCCACTGAAAAAATTATTGAAAATGATTTCATGATTGATTTTTCTTTAAATCATAGCTTTGGTATGACTTATATTGAAGGTATTTTAAATGGTAAAAAAGTGTTCTGTATGAAAAATCCAGGATCACTTGAAGTAATGGAAAATATTCCTAATTCATATATAGAATCATATGAATGGTTATGCTCTCAAATAAAAGATATTGATAAATTATCATTAGATGAATTAATCGAAAATTACAATAAAATTCAGAAAAAATTCTCTAGAGACACAGTATCTGAAAAATTTTTAAGATTACTAAAATAA